AGTTGGGCGGCAACCTCGAACTGGCTATCAAACGGCTTGCCGAAAGCAAGCGCAATCCTGAAAAATAATCAATCAACAATTTAAAAATCAATCAGTATGAAACATTTAAAATATTTGTTTCCGGTGCTGTTATGCACCCTGTTACTGGGGCTTTCCTCCTGTAAGGAAACGAACGCCGACCGTCTTAGGGCGATGCGTGGTGACTGGGAAAGCGTGAAAAACCGTCCGGCGTTTACTCTCTTTGAGGAAAACGGACATTACCGGGTAACGACCTATCGAAAGACCTACCGGGGAACTATTCAAACGGAAACCTATCAGATTTCAGAACAGGACGGAAACCTGTTCATCGAAACGGGGCTTTCCGTCTTGCTGACCTACGACAAAGAGAACGACCGGATTCTACTTTCACCCGGTGGAGAATACAAACGGAGTAAACAACCAATAAAGAAATAAGCGTATGAGAACAAAGATTATAATGCTGCTCGTGCTTTGCAGCCTGTTCGTCGGAAAAGTGAACGCACAGTGGGTGGTGAGTGACCCCGGTAATTTGGCGCAAGGGATTATCAATGCGTCAAAGAACATCGTACAGACATCATCCACCGCACAGAACATGATAAAGAATTTTCAGGAAACGGTAAAGATTTATCAACAAGGTAAAGAATATTACGATGCCTTAAAATCAGTGCATAACCTTGTCAAAGATGCCCGGAAAGTACAAAAGTCCATCCTGCTTATCGGGGAGATTTCCGATATATACGTGAACAGTTTTCAGAAGATGCTTTCGGATGAAAACTATACACCGGACGAACTTTCGGCGATTGCTTACGGCTATACCCAACTGTTGCAGGAAAGTTCCGATGTACTGGAAGAAATGAAAAGCGTGGTGAACATCAACGGGCTTTCCATGTCGGACAAGGAACGGATGGACGTAATCGACCGGACGTATAACGCCATCAGGAACTATCGGGACTTGGTGAGTTATTATACCCGCAAGAATATTTCCGTTTCCTACCTGCGGGCGAAAAAGAAAAAGGACACCGACCGGGTAATGGCTCTTTACGGCTCGGCGGATGAACGTTACTGGTAACCTCTAAAAACAGACAAGTATGTTATTAGCAATCGAATTTGATAACCTGCATCAGATTTTACGAAGTCTGTACACGGACATGATGCCGTTATGCGGGAACATGGCGGGGGTAGCCAAAGGAATAGCGGGACTGGGCGCATTGTTCTATGTGGCTGCCAAAGTATGGCAGTCGCTCGCCAGTGCCGAACCAATAGACGTTTACCCTTTGCTCCGTCCTTTTGTGATTGGCTTCTGTATTATGTTCTTTCCCACATTCGTACTGGGTACGATTAACAGCGTGATGTCGCCAGTAGTCAAGGGCTGTAACAATATGCTCGAAACGCAAACTTTCGATATGAACGCTTACCGGGAACAAAAGGACAAGCTGGAATATGAAGCGATGGTACGTAATCCGGAAACGGCTTATCTTGTTTCGGATGAAGCGTTTGACAAGCAGATAGATGAACTGGGATGGTCTGCCAAAGACATAGCCACGATGGGCGGCATGTATATGGATAGGGCGGCACATAATATCAAGCAATCCGTCCGGGACTGGTTCAGGGAACTTTTGGAACTGCTCTTTCAGGCGGCAGCCCTTGTGATAGACACTATCCGAACCTTTTTCTTGATTGTCCTTGCCATACTGGGGCCGATAGCCTTTGCCATCAGCGTGTATGATGGCTTTCAGGCGACACTGACCCAATGGATAACAAGGTACATTTCCGTTTACCTGTGGTTGCCCGTTTCCGACCTGTTCAGTTCCATTCTT
This is a stretch of genomic DNA from Parabacteroides chongii. It encodes these proteins:
- the traJ gene encoding conjugative transposon protein TraJ, with the translated sequence MLLAIEFDNLHQILRSLYTDMMPLCGNMAGVAKGIAGLGALFYVAAKVWQSLASAEPIDVYPLLRPFVIGFCIMFFPTFVLGTINSVMSPVVKGCNNMLETQTFDMNAYREQKDKLEYEAMVRNPETAYLVSDEAFDKQIDELGWSAKDIATMGGMYMDRAAHNIKQSVRDWFRELLELLFQAAALVIDTIRTFFLIVLAILGPIAFAISVYDGFQATLTQWITRYISVYLWLPVSDLFSSILARIQVLMLQKDIQELSDPNFIPDSSNSVYIIFMTIGIVGYFTIPTVSNWIIQAGGMGNMSRNINSAANKAGSGVGAVAGAATGNAGGRVGGKLIKGNQ
- a CDS encoding DUF3876 domain-containing protein, which codes for MKHLKYLFPVLLCTLLLGLSSCKETNADRLRAMRGDWESVKNRPAFTLFEENGHYRVTTYRKTYRGTIQTETYQISEQDGNLFIETGLSVLLTYDKENDRILLSPGGEYKRSKQPIKK
- a CDS encoding DUF4141 domain-containing protein, with the translated sequence MRTKIIMLLVLCSLFVGKVNAQWVVSDPGNLAQGIINASKNIVQTSSTAQNMIKNFQETVKIYQQGKEYYDALKSVHNLVKDARKVQKSILLIGEISDIYVNSFQKMLSDENYTPDELSAIAYGYTQLLQESSDVLEEMKSVVNINGLSMSDKERMDVIDRTYNAIRNYRDLVSYYTRKNISVSYLRAKKKKDTDRVMALYGSADERYW